The genomic region TAACGAAAACCGTTGGCCGCAACCGGCCGGGCGGTTCTCTCGCTGCGGCGTTTCATACAGAAGCGGGGCCCGTTTGCATAGCGCTCACATGAGCTCCGGCAGAATTGTTGCAAGCAGGCGCCCGGCGGCCCCTGCCCGGCGCCATGAAGGGGTGCTGGCTTGGCCGAACCGTACGTTCTGCCGGGATCCTTGCCGCTACCCACAGCCATCTGCAGTCCGGCAAAATTATGTAGGCATCCACCGGCAACCATGCAAGAATAACGCTTGGCGGGCCTGTGATCCGGCGCCCGCAGGAGCGGATTTGACTGGAGGAATTGGTCTCAGGACTCCTGCAATGGCGGTACGGCCCCGAACAGCCGGGTGCAAATACCTCATCCGCCGAAAGCTCAAAACACAAGTATCGAAACAGGGAAGAGACATGAGAAAACTGATTTTTGGGATTGCTGCCAGCCTGCTGATGACCGTGTCAGCGATGGCGATGGATGCGAAGCCGGCAGTCGTCTACGACAAGGGCGGCAAGTTCGATGGCTCCTTCAATCAGGCGGCCTATGACGGCGCGGAAAGGTTCAAGACAGAGACCGGCATTGAATACCGCGAGTTCGAAGTAACGGACGACGCGCAGCGTGAGCAGGCCATGCGCCGGTTCGCCCGCGATGGCAACAACCCGATTGTGGTCATTGGGTTTTCCCAGGCAGCAGCGCTGGAGAAAGTCGCCAAGGAATATCCCGACATCAACTTCGCCATTGTCGATATGGTGGTTGAACTGCCCAATGTGCGTTCCATCGTGTTCAAGGAACATGAAGGGTCCTTTCTGGTTGGCGTGATGGCCGCCAAGGCGTCGAAAACCGGCAAGGTCGGCTTTGTCGGCGGCATGGACATTCCGCTCATCCGCAAATTTGCCTGCGGCTATGTGGGTGGCGTCAAATCCGTCAATGCCGACGCGGAAGTCATTCAGAACATGACCGGCACGACAGGCGCTGCCTGGAACGATCCCACCAAGGGTGGCGAACTTGCAAGGGCGCAAATGGATCAGGGTGCTGATGTCATCTACCATGCTGCCGGCGGCACCGGTTTCGGCGTACTGCAGGCGGTGGCCGATGCCGGTAAACTTGGCATTGGCGTTGATTCAAACCAGAATCATCTTCATCCCGGCAACATTCTGACCTCCATGCTCAAACGGGTCGATGTTGCGGTTTACGATGCCTTTTCCGACGTCAACAACGGTACCTGGTCTGCGGGTTTTGAAGTGCTTGGCCTGAAGGAGGGCGGTGTCGATATCGCCATGGATGAGCACAACAAGCCGCTGGTTGGAGGTGACATGATGGCAGCGGTGGAAAGTGCCAAGTCAGGCATTATTGATGGCAGCGTTACGGTACACGACTACATGTCGGACAATTCCTGCCCCTATTGATCGCCGGGCGGAGACCGAAAGAAAAAAAGCAGGGGGCCAGATACATTCTGGCTCCCTGTTTTTTACGCTTCTTCCGGCAAGCGCAGAAATGTCACCGCATCGCCGATGGCAATGTTTCCAGGCTCAAGAACCGATGCGGTAATGCCGCCATGGCCGCGCATCGCATTGTAGGCGCCTGGCCCCAGCGCCTCCTCCATGCGCGAACACGGCGCGCAGCTGCCAGTCCCCTGCAGCACGGCACCGCCAATGGAAAAGACGGCATTCTTCATGGCGAGCAGATTGATGCCGCTGACCACCAAATTGCGGCGCAATATCTCTGGCGCAACGTCATCTGTCTGTAGAAGCGCGGCCATGACGGGCAGATGTTCGGCCTGGATCAGCGTAACCGAGCGCTTGCCCGCACGAAGCACGCGATCTTCCTCAAGACCGCGTTCCAGCACCTTCATGGACCGGTGCGTGACAACGGGCGCGCGCCGCGCCGGCCGGCAGCCGATCCATTCAAGCGTTCCGGTGCGGGGAAAAGCCGTTAGCAATTCCTTGAATACTGCCATGTCACCAACCTTGAGCCGCGACATTTCAATAATGAGGTGGTTTCGTCGCTTCGGCGCCTGGAAGGGTGGTCTCCTCAAGTGCCAGAAAGCGTTCCGCCAGGGCATCGAGTTTGCGCTTTGCCTTGTCGAGTTCTTCCCATTGACGGGCCATTGCCGCGGACAGCTCCTCGATGGTTTCGGCTTGATAGGCAAGCTGTTCCTCCAGCCTGACAATACGCTGTTCCTTGTCGGCAAAACTCTCTGCTGTCATCTTTTCACCCAGATTTTGTCCACGATCACCGCCAGTGTACCGCCATTGCACCGTTAGCCGGGTGGCGCTGTCATGGACCGTTTCTCGTTTCATCGGAAACGGGACAATGGTTTGATCCGTTTATTGTGACTACCCAATCAGGTTTCCCGAATCCGCCAAGACCTGAATTGTTTTAAGGGCGGATCAATCTACAGGCCATGGATACCGGCAATTGATGCGATACGCCCTTGTCTACCTATCTGTCCTGCCGTCTGCTGGCAAATGGCTGCTGGCGCTGTTGGCGCTGTTTGCGGCGTTGGCTTCAGTAACCGCCGCTGCCGAGACACATCAGCCCTGGAAAAAGCCGGATTATGCCCTTGTCCTGGATGCCTATGAACTCAATCCGCTGGACTGGCAGCGCATTGTTTCCGACAGGCGCATTGCCGGCTTCATCGGCAAGGCAAGCGACGGGCTTCCCCAGCAGTATTGCGCCGATCGCACATCGCTATGTGGTGCACAGTGGCGAAAATACTCGGTCAGCCGGGAGCTCTATCATACCCGGCGTGCGCTGGCCAAAGTTCTCGGATTAAAATGGGGCAGCTACCATTTGGGCCGTGCGGGCGATCCCGAACTGCAGGCATTGCACTATGTTCAATACGCCAGGCCGCAATCCGATGAGGTCATCGTCCTGGACATTGAGGACTATGATGATGCTGAATTCATGAGCCTGGAGGAGGCCGAACGGTTTGTAACAGCCCTTTATGGGCATCTGGACCGCTATCCCCTGCTTTACACCAATCACCGAACCGCCCGCCATATTGCGGAAAACCGGGAGCAGTATCCCCTGCTGTCCCGGCTCAGGCTCTGGTATGCCCGCTACAAGGAGGATATCGGCGATGTCTTTCCCATGGGCAACTGGGACGGCTACACGCTGTGGCAGTTTGCCTATGGCGGGAACTGCAACAGCAAGTCCTGCCCCTATCGCGTGGAAGGCGCGCCGCACAACATTGACGTGAACGTAGCCCCGGTAAGCGTTGGTGCATTGAAAAAAGCCTGGCCGTTTGACGGCCTGCACGATGAAAAACCGCCGACACAAGACGAGAAATCACTTCTGGCTGCAGGTGCAGCAGACAGTCCGGACGGAAAGAAGCATTCCGATTTTGTTGCCGACCCCGATTACAACCCCGGAAAACTTCCACCGGGGACTGTTGCAATCCCTTCACCACGGGATGATCAGGTCAGTGACTCGGAAAAAACCGACAAACTCACCACGTCCTCCGCCGGGAACAAGGACAGCACTGCAGACAATTGTGAAAAGAAAGAGGATGCGCTGGAATCAGACGACCTCGCCGCGCCCTGCTGAAACGCCTCTCCGACCGCAGCCTCCAAATACCGACTGTGCCTATCGAAGGAAGTCTTCCAGCGCCGCCCGCATGGGCTTGGGAATCGGCGAGGGTTGCCGCGTTTCCTTCACCACATAAACATGAACAAAGTGGCCCTGGGCTGCTGCGGTTTCTTCATCGTTGCAGAACAGGGCAATTTCATAACGCACCGAAGAGCTGCCGATGTGGCCGATGCGGATCCCTGCGGTAACCCGGTCCGGAAAACCCATTTCCGAAAAATAGCTGCAACCGGTTTCAACCACCAGGCCGACGATCTCGCTCTTCACCGGGTCGAGAAACCCCTGCTCAACCAGCCAGCCATTGATGGCCGTATCGAACAGCGCGTAATGCACCACATTGTTCATGTGGCCGTATATGTCGTTGTCCGACCATCGGGTCTGCAAGCTGCGAAACAGCGCAAACTCGTCCCGGCTCAGAGGCGAAGGGCGTGCCATCCCGTTTTCAGCCTTTGGGTATGTGCAGGTGGAAATGGATCATTGGTGGACTGTTAGCGCCACCGCATTTCAGGTCAAGGGACAATCGCCGGTCTTGACTTGCCTGCCTGCCTGCCGCCAAATCCTGCCTGCCGCCAAATCGCGCCTGCTGTTGGCAGCAGACGGACAGTATTCAGTGAGGTTCCTTGGCAAGCAGCAACACAACGAAATCCGGCAAGGTGCCAGAGCCTCGCGCAATGGAGCCGCCGGCGATAGAATTGAGGGGCATCTCCAAGGCCTTTGGTCCGGTTCAGGCCAACAAGGATATCGATCTTGCGGTCGCCAAAGGGACCATTCACGGCATTGTCGGCGAGAACGGTGCCGGCAAATCAACGCTGATGTCCGTGCTCTATGGCTTTTACCAGGCAGATCGCGGCGATATCCTGATCGATGGCAAGCAGGTGAAAATTCCCGACAGCCAGGCGGCCATCGACAGGGGAATTGGCATGGTCCACCAGCACTTCATGCTGGTGGAAAATTTCACCGTACTCGAAAATGTCATCCTGGGTGCCGAAGATGGCAGCATTCTCAACCGTGCGCTTGCCAAGGCACGCAGTGAACTGGAACGGCTGGAACGTGAATATGCGCTGGAAGTCAATCCGGATGCGGTGATCGCCGATCTTCCGGTTGGCCTGCAACAGCGGGTCGAGATTTTGAAGGCATTGTATCGCGGCGCCGATATCCTGATTCTCGACGAGCCGACCGGCGTCCTCACCCCTGCCGAAGCCGATCATCTTTTCCGCATCCTTGTGCAGCTCAAGGAGCAGGGCAAGACCATCATTCTGATCACCCACAAACTGCGCGAGATCATGGCGATAACCGACACGGTGTCCGTCATGCGGCGTGGCGAGATGGTGGCAACCAGAAAAACCGCCGATACCAGCGTCGAGGAGCTTGCCGAACTGATGGTTGGAAGGCGGGTTCTGCTGCGCGTTAAAAAAGGCATGGCCAAACTGGGCAAGGTGAAGCTTTCTGTCACGGGGCTTACGGTCACCGACGGCCGCGGCATAACCAGGGTTGAGGATGTGGGGTTTGATGTGCATGCCGGTGAAATCGTCGGCATTGCAGGCGTTGCCGGAAACGGCCAATCCGAACTGCTTCAGGCGATTGCCGGCATACGCAAGGCAAAATCCGGCACCGTTATTCTCGATGGCTCGCCCGTGGATATTTCCGGCGATGCCGGCGCTGCCACCCTGCGCAACCGGGGTTTGGCGCATGTTCCCGAAGACCGGCACCGGATGGGCCTTGTCCTGCCTTTCGAGGAAAACGAGAACTCCATCCTCGGATATCAGGATCGCGAGACCTATCTCAAGGGTCCGCTGCTTGATATCGACGCCATTCGCGACGATGCCCGCAAGAAGATCGAACAATACGATATCCGTCCCCCCGATTGCCGGCTCAAGACGGCAAATTTCTCGGGAGGCAACCAGCAGAAGATCGTGCTGGCCCGCGAGATGGAACGTGATCCTGCCGTCCTGCTGGTTGGCCAGCCGACCCGTGGCGTCGATGTGGGCGCGATCGAGTTCATCCACAAGCGCATCATCGAAATGCGCGATCAGGGCAAGGCGATCCTGCTTGTCTCGGTGGAACTTGATGAGATCCGGTCTCTGGCCGATCGTATCCTGGTGATGTTCGCCGGCAGGATTGTCGGGGAGCGAACGCCGGAAGCAAGCGAAGGCGAATTGGGTCTGCTGATGGCGGGCATACAAGATGGAGGAGAGAAGGCGGCATGACCAGGCTGGAACCGCGCATATCCCTGGTAACCCTCGGCGTGAGCGACATGGCTCGCGCCCGCGCCTTTTATGAGGCGCTTGGCTGGGAGGTGGCTGCCCCTTCCAACGACAACGTAACCTTCTTTCAGGGCCGGGGCATTGTGCTTGGTCTTTTCGGCCATGATGACCTTGCAAAGGATGCTGCAGTCAGCACAGCTCCGCCGCCTGATTTTCGCGGTGTGTCGCTTGCCTATAACTGCCGCAGCGAACAGGAAGTGGATGAAGCATTCGCCCATGCCGTTGCTTGCGGAGCAACGCCTCAAAAACCGCCGGAAAAAGTGTTCTGGGGCGGTTACTCAGGCTATTTCGCCGATCCCGACGGCCATCTGTGGGAAGTGGCCTTCAATCCCTTCGCGCCGCTTGATGCAGACGGACACATGCAGATAGAACCGGCTGACGGCGGGGATAGTGGCTGATGAAGCACCAGCTTCCCAAATGGGTGGATTACGGTCTCATACCGCTGCTCAACCTGATTACCGCTTTCCTGGTGGCCGGGCTCGTCGTGCTCATTGTCGGCGAAAGCCCGCTCGAAGCAGCCTATCTGCTGGTGCGCGGCGCCTTCGGCTACGGGGGCGGCATCGGCTACACCCTGTTTTATGCCACCAATTTCATCTTCACCGGATTGTCGGTGGCAGTGGCCATTCATTGCGGTCTTTTCAACATCGGTTCCGAGGGACAGGCATATGTTGGCGGGATCGGCGTTGCCGCCGCCTGTCTTGCGCTTGATCACTACGTTCCCTGGTATGTGACCTTTCCTTTTGCCATTGCGGGTGCGGCGGCTTTCGGTGCCGCCTGGGCCTTCATTCCTGCCTGGCTGCAGGCAAAGCGCGGCAGCCATGTGGTGATCACCACCATCATGTTCAATTTCATCGCCTCCGCGCTGATGATCTACCTGCTGGTGGAAGTCTTCAAACCCGCCGGTTCCATGGCACCGGAAACCCGCACCTTCCAGGATGGCGGACAATTGCCGAAACTTGATTGGGTGTTTGAACTTTTTGGCACATCGCTTGGCGGCGCGCCGTTCAACATCTCCTTTTTGCTGGCGCTGTTTGCATGCTGGGCAGTCTGGCTGCTGATCTGGCGCACCCGGCTTGGCTATGAAATCCGCACCACCGGCATCAATCCCACCGCCGCCGTTTACGCCGGCATTCCCCAGCTGCGTACCATCGTCATTGCCATGCTGATCTCCGGTGCTCTGGCCGGGATGATGGGCCTCAATCCGATCATGGGCGACCAGTACCGCCTCCAGGAAAGTTTCCCCGCCGGTGCAGGCTTTGTCGGCATCGCTGTTTCGCTGATGGGCCGCAACCACCCAGTCGGCATTATCTTTGCGGCAATCCTGTTCGGCATGTTGTGGCAGGGCGGGGCGGAGCTTGCCTTCGACATGCCGAAAATCTCCCGTGACATGATCGTGGTCATTCAAGGCCTGGTGATCCTGTTTGCCGGCGCACTTGAGCACATGTACCGCCCGTCGCTGTCGGGCTATTTCAGCCGCCGTCAGCAGCAGTCGGCAAAAGCTGCCGCCCTGGGTTCGGGGAAGGTTGGGTGATGGATTTCCTCAGCCTGCTCCAGATACTCGATTCCACCATCCGCCTGTCGACACCGCTTCTGCTGGCAGCCCTTGCGGGCCTTTATTCAGAGCGTTCCGGCGTATTTGACATCGGCCTTGAGGGAAAAATGCTGGGCGGTGCATTTGCTGCTGCTGCTGCCGCCGTCGTCTTCGGCAATCCGTGGATTGCCCTGTTGTTTGCCCTGCTTGCCTCGCTGGGCCTTGCCCTTATCCATGCCTTTGCCTCCATCACGGTGAAGGGAAACCAGATCGTGTCCGGCGTGGCGATCAATTTCATTGCCGCAGGGCTGACTGCGCTTTTGGGCCAGAGCTGGTTCGGGCAGGGCGGAAGGACACCGCAGATCGGTCAGGACGCACGTTTCAACCCGGTGGAACTGCCCGCCGCCGAAGCACTGTCCGGTATCCCGGTATTGGGACCTTTCTATCGGGACCTGGTTTCAGGCCACAACCTCATTGTCTATTTCGCGTTCTTGATGGTGCCGCTCACCTGGTGGGTGATCTTCAGAACCAGATTTGGCCTTCGGCTGCGGGCCGTTGGTGAAAATCCGGCTGCTGTGGATACCGCCGGTATCAGCGTGGTTTGGGCAAGATATCGCGCGGTGATGATCTGCGGTCTTTTGTGCGGCTTTGCCGGTGCCTATCTTTCCATCGGCCTGTCGGCGGGTTTCGTGCAAAACATGACAGCCGGCAAGGGCTTTATCGCCCTTGCCGCACTGATCTTCGCCAAATGGCGCCCGCTCAACGCCATGTGGGCCTGTCTCCTGTTCGGCTTTCTCGATGCCGTCGCAATCCGTCTTCAGGGCGTGCCACTGCCGGTAGTCGGCATTGTGCCGGTTCAGTTCATTCAGGCACTGCCCTACATTCTTACAGTGGTGCTGCTGGCGGGCTTCATCGGCAAGGCGGTGCCGCCAAAGGCTGGCGGCGTGCCCTACACCAAGGAGCGCTGATGACAGAAGACCTGCACAAGCTGGCGCTGAAGGCAGCAGAAAAAGCCCATGCCCCCTATTCGGATTTTCCCGTTGGTGCTGCGATTCGCACCACCGACGGCAGGACCTTTGCCGGATGCAATGTTGAAAATGCCGCCTATCCGGAGGGATGGTGTGCTGAAACCAGTGCCATTGCGCATATGGTCATGGATGGCGGCGGCAAGATTGCCGAAGTTGCGGTGCTCGGCCTCAAGGCCGATTTGTGTACACCTTGCGGGGGGTGCCGCCAGCGTCTTGCCGAATTCGGCACGGCCGGCACAAGGGTGCATTTGTGCAACCGGGAAGGGCTGGTGGAAACCGTCACCCTGGGCGAACTGCTGCCAAAGGGCTTTGACATGGGAAAAACGCCGTGAGAGGGGCAACAAAAACACTGATCGAGCGCCTTGACGGGCGGATGCCCCAAACCGCGCTTGTGCTGGGCTCGGGGCTGGGTGCGCTGGCAGAGCAGGTAAAAGATGCTGTACGGATCCCCTATGGCGAACTGGAAGGGTTTCCCGCCGGCGGCGTTTCCGGCCATGCCGGTGAAGTGGTGGCGGGCCATATCGGTCAAACGCAGATCGTTCTTCTGTCGGGCAGGGTGCACTATTACGAGCATGGCGATGCTGCCGCCATGCGATTGCCCATCGAGTGTCTTGCCGATATCGGCATCAGGCAGCTGATATTGACCAATTCGGCAGGCTCCCTGCGCGAGGATATGCCGCCGGGCTCGGTCATGCTGATAACCGATCACATCAACTGGTCCGGCATGAACCCGCTGATTGGCGAATCAAGCGACCGCCGCTTTGTCGGCATGACCAATGCCTATCATGCCGGTATGATGAAAAGCGCGCGCAGGGTGGCGAAGGCCGAAGGCATCGCACTCCATGAAGGCGCATACATGTGGTTTTCAGGGCCGAGTTTTGAAACACCGGCGGAAATCCGCATGGCACGCAAGTTGGGCGGCGATGCGGTGGGCATGTCCACCGTACCGGAAGTCATCCTTGCCCGCTTTGCCGGGCTTGATGTTGCAGCCTTTTCCGTCATCACCAATTTCGGCGCCGGTATGACCGGCAATGAGCTTTCCCATGACGAAACCAAGGAAATGGCGCCGAAAGGCGGGGAGCGCCTCGGCAGACTGATTGCGGCCATGCTGCAGGAGCAACATCCATGACTCGTGAGGAAAGACGCCTTCGCAAAATTGCCAAAAAGGCGATTGGCCTGCTCGATCTGACCAATCTCAACGAGGGCTGCACCGCGCGCGATATTGAAGATCTCTGCAGGCGTGCCGTCACCCCCATGGCAAGGTGGCCGCCATTTGTATCTGGAAGGAACATGTTCCCCAGGCAAAAGCCCTGCTCAAGGGCAGCGGCATCCGCATTGCCACCGTGGTGAATTTTCCCCGGGGCGGCACGGATGTGGATACGGTGGTAGCCGAGACACGCCAGGCAATCGTCAGTGGCACAGACGAGATCGATCTGGTTCTGCCCTACCGGGCGCTCATGGCAGGTGCCGACGGTGTTGCCGCCCATATGGTCAAGGCGGTTCGAAAGACGTGTGGCAGGAAGGCAAAACTCAAGGTAATCCTGGAAACCGGTGAGTTGAAGGACGAAAAACTGATTCGCAAGGCAAGCCGGCTGGCCATGGAGGCAGGCGCTGATTTCATCAAGACGTCGACCGGCAAAGTGGCCGTCAACGCCACGCCCGATGCCGCCGCCATCATGTTGAAGGAAATTCGCAGACACGGGCGCAAGAACGGTGGAAAAGTCGGCTTGAAGCCGGCTGGCGGCATCAAGACCACTCAGGATGCTGGCCTCTATCTCGATCTTGCCCGGAAAATCATGGGCAAGGGCTGGGCGACGCCGCGCACCATGCGCTTTGGCGCTTCCGGGGTTCTGGCCGACCTGCTGGCGACCATCGATGGCGATCAAAGCGCACCGGCAGGCGAAGGCTACTGATCATGCTTCCCCAGGAAATCATCCGCACCAAGCGCGACGGAAAGGCGCTTCCAGCCGATGCGATAGCAAAGTTCATTGCCGGAATTGGCGATGGCAAGGTTTCCGAAGGCCAGATTGCCGCCCTCGCCATGGCCGTCTTTTTGAACGGCATGAGCCGGGAGGAAGCCGTGGCACTGACGCTTGCCATGCGCGATTCCGGGGAAGTGCTCGACTGGAGTGATCTTCCCGGCCCCGTGGTCGACAAGCATTCGACCGGCGGGGTCGGAGACAACGTCTCGCTGATGCTGGCGCCGGCCATTGCCGCCTGTGGCGCCTTTGACCCGATGATTTCCGGCCGGGGCCTTGGCCATACGGGGGGAACCCTCGACAAATTTGAATCGATCCCCGGATACACGACCCAGCCCGATAACACACTGTTTCGCAGGGTGGTGCGCGAAGTGGGGTGCGCGATAATCGGCCAGACCGGCAATCTCGCCCCTGCAGACAAGGTGATTTACGGTATTCGCGATGTCACCGCGACGGTGGAGAGTGTGCCGCTGATTACCGCCTCCATCCTCTCCAAGAAACTGG from Salaquimonas pukyongi harbors:
- a CDS encoding BMP family lipoprotein, coding for MRKLIFGIAASLLMTVSAMAMDAKPAVVYDKGGKFDGSFNQAAYDGAERFKTETGIEYREFEVTDDAQREQAMRRFARDGNNPIVVIGFSQAAALEKVAKEYPDINFAIVDMVVELPNVRSIVFKEHEGSFLVGVMAAKASKTGKVGFVGGMDIPLIRKFACGYVGGVKSVNADAEVIQNMTGTTGAAWNDPTKGGELARAQMDQGADVIYHAAGGTGFGVLQAVADAGKLGIGVDSNQNHLHPGNILTSMLKRVDVAVYDAFSDVNNGTWSAGFEVLGLKEGGVDIAMDEHNKPLVGGDMMAAVESAKSGIIDGSVTVHDYMSDNSCPY
- a CDS encoding MOSC domain-containing protein gives rise to the protein MAVFKELLTAFPRTGTLEWIGCRPARRAPVVTHRSMKVLERGLEEDRVLRAGKRSVTLIQAEHLPVMAALLQTDDVAPEILRRNLVVSGINLLAMKNAVFSIGGAVLQGTGSCAPCSRMEEALGPGAYNAMRGHGGITASVLEPGNIAIGDAVTFLRLPEEA
- a CDS encoding SlyX family protein; the protein is MTAESFADKEQRIVRLEEQLAYQAETIEELSAAMARQWEELDKAKRKLDALAERFLALEETTLPGAEATKPPHY
- a CDS encoding acyl-CoA thioesterase: MARPSPLSRDEFALFRSLQTRWSDNDIYGHMNNVVHYALFDTAINGWLVEQGFLDPVKSEIVGLVVETGCSYFSEMGFPDRVTAGIRIGHIGSSSVRYEIALFCNDEETAAAQGHFVHVYVVKETRQPSPIPKPMRAALEDFLR
- a CDS encoding ABC transporter ATP-binding protein; amino-acid sequence: MEPPAIELRGISKAFGPVQANKDIDLAVAKGTIHGIVGENGAGKSTLMSVLYGFYQADRGDILIDGKQVKIPDSQAAIDRGIGMVHQHFMLVENFTVLENVILGAEDGSILNRALAKARSELERLEREYALEVNPDAVIADLPVGLQQRVEILKALYRGADILILDEPTGVLTPAEADHLFRILVQLKEQGKTIILITHKLREIMAITDTVSVMRRGEMVATRKTADTSVEELAELMVGRRVLLRVKKGMAKLGKVKLSVTGLTVTDGRGITRVEDVGFDVHAGEIVGIAGVAGNGQSELLQAIAGIRKAKSGTVILDGSPVDISGDAGAATLRNRGLAHVPEDRHRMGLVLPFEENENSILGYQDRETYLKGPLLDIDAIRDDARKKIEQYDIRPPDCRLKTANFSGGNQQKIVLAREMERDPAVLLVGQPTRGVDVGAIEFIHKRIIEMRDQGKAILLVSVELDEIRSLADRILVMFAGRIVGERTPEASEGELGLLMAGIQDGGEKAA
- a CDS encoding VOC family protein, which encodes MTRLEPRISLVTLGVSDMARARAFYEALGWEVAAPSNDNVTFFQGRGIVLGLFGHDDLAKDAAVSTAPPPDFRGVSLAYNCRSEQEVDEAFAHAVACGATPQKPPEKVFWGGYSGYFADPDGHLWEVAFNPFAPLDADGHMQIEPADGGDSG
- a CDS encoding ABC transporter permease, translating into MKHQLPKWVDYGLIPLLNLITAFLVAGLVVLIVGESPLEAAYLLVRGAFGYGGGIGYTLFYATNFIFTGLSVAVAIHCGLFNIGSEGQAYVGGIGVAAACLALDHYVPWYVTFPFAIAGAAAFGAAWAFIPAWLQAKRGSHVVITTIMFNFIASALMIYLLVEVFKPAGSMAPETRTFQDGGQLPKLDWVFELFGTSLGGAPFNISFLLALFACWAVWLLIWRTRLGYEIRTTGINPTAAVYAGIPQLRTIVIAMLISGALAGMMGLNPIMGDQYRLQESFPAGAGFVGIAVSLMGRNHPVGIIFAAILFGMLWQGGAELAFDMPKISRDMIVVIQGLVILFAGALEHMYRPSLSGYFSRRQQQSAKAAALGSGKVG
- a CDS encoding ABC transporter permease → MDFLSLLQILDSTIRLSTPLLLAALAGLYSERSGVFDIGLEGKMLGGAFAAAAAAVVFGNPWIALLFALLASLGLALIHAFASITVKGNQIVSGVAINFIAAGLTALLGQSWFGQGGRTPQIGQDARFNPVELPAAEALSGIPVLGPFYRDLVSGHNLIVYFAFLMVPLTWWVIFRTRFGLRLRAVGENPAAVDTAGISVVWARYRAVMICGLLCGFAGAYLSIGLSAGFVQNMTAGKGFIALAALIFAKWRPLNAMWACLLFGFLDAVAIRLQGVPLPVVGIVPVQFIQALPYILTVVLLAGFIGKAVPPKAGGVPYTKER
- the cdd gene encoding cytidine deaminase — protein: MTEDLHKLALKAAEKAHAPYSDFPVGAAIRTTDGRTFAGCNVENAAYPEGWCAETSAIAHMVMDGGGKIAEVAVLGLKADLCTPCGGCRQRLAEFGTAGTRVHLCNREGLVETVTLGELLPKGFDMGKTP
- a CDS encoding purine-nucleoside phosphorylase — encoded protein: MPQTALVLGSGLGALAEQVKDAVRIPYGELEGFPAGGVSGHAGEVVAGHIGQTQIVLLSGRVHYYEHGDAAAMRLPIECLADIGIRQLILTNSAGSLREDMPPGSVMLITDHINWSGMNPLIGESSDRRFVGMTNAYHAGMMKSARRVAKAEGIALHEGAYMWFSGPSFETPAEIRMARKLGGDAVGMSTVPEVILARFAGLDVAAFSVITNFGAGMTGNELSHDETKEMAPKGGERLGRLIAAMLQEQHP